A single Anatilimnocola floriformis DNA region contains:
- a CDS encoding VWA domain-containing protein, whose amino-acid sequence MTVDFGSQSRIPLKSAAAVLGLSALLGALILFWTWKAPKVDEATPAEAQAEPKSFADQSLEVHASAKTEIARASLINPLVKEVDLESPTEIARPVSDALVPGDDSLASSSINQRDAAAYPDDAMTRGSGGEAEKLGTLHVYGTQARGRTFLMLIDRSVSMGEKGLGAIQAVSVELAKQFDSLDERHELQIVGYNSVPKPLAPEWLPATEDNKKRLLSSLREIPAVGSTNHTAALMAALKLRPDVIFFMTDGGSPLMGPGALRIVHDLSNERTIINTIHFSRGGKDAPPNHFLRKVAAENGGTYQFIDLDQLP is encoded by the coding sequence ATGACAGTCGATTTCGGTTCCCAGTCTCGCATTCCGCTGAAGTCCGCTGCGGCGGTGCTCGGATTAAGTGCGTTACTCGGCGCGTTGATTCTATTTTGGACTTGGAAAGCTCCAAAAGTTGATGAAGCGACACCGGCTGAGGCACAAGCTGAGCCGAAGTCCTTCGCAGACCAGTCGTTGGAAGTTCACGCTAGCGCGAAAACTGAAATCGCAAGAGCGTCGCTCATCAATCCGTTAGTGAAGGAAGTCGACCTGGAATCGCCAACAGAGATCGCGCGGCCCGTTAGCGATGCCTTGGTGCCCGGCGATGATTCACTCGCGAGCAGCAGCATAAATCAGCGCGATGCAGCGGCATACCCTGACGATGCGATGACGCGCGGTTCGGGAGGCGAAGCTGAGAAGCTGGGAACCTTGCATGTATATGGCACGCAGGCGCGGGGTCGAACCTTCTTGATGCTCATTGATCGCTCCGTGAGCATGGGAGAGAAAGGACTTGGAGCAATTCAGGCGGTTTCCGTTGAACTAGCCAAGCAATTTGATTCGCTCGACGAACGGCATGAACTGCAGATTGTCGGCTACAACTCGGTGCCGAAACCCCTCGCGCCCGAATGGCTGCCGGCCACCGAGGACAACAAAAAGCGACTCCTGTCGTCGCTGCGAGAAATCCCTGCAGTCGGTAGCACCAACCATACGGCCGCGTTAATGGCAGCGCTGAAGCTGCGGCCCGATGTGATCTTTTTCATGACTGACGGCGGAAGTCCCTTGATGGGGCCCGGCGCGCTGCGAATCGTGCATGACCTATCGAACGAACGCACGATCATCAACACGATTCATTTTTCTCGCGGCGGCAAGGACGCGCCGCCCAACCATTTCCTCCGCAAAGTCGCCGCCGAGAATGGCGGCACTTATCAGTTCATCGATCTCGACCAACTGCCGTAG